The Caloenas nicobarica isolate bCalNic1 chromosome Z, bCalNic1.hap1, whole genome shotgun sequence genome has a segment encoding these proteins:
- the CORO2A gene encoding coronin-2A, whose product MSWHPQYRSSKFRHVYGKPASKEKCYDCVPITRNVHDNHFCAVNPHFIAVVTECAGGGAFLVIPIHQTGKLDPHYPKICGHKGNVLDIKWNPFNDFVIASCSEDATVKIWDIPNHLLTKNITSPKKELLGHVRRVGLIEWHPTANNILFSSGYDYKIMIWNLDSKEAVISNPVKILDAHKDVVLSMSFNTDGSLLATACRDRKIRLIDPRAGTVLQEANYKSHRVNKVLFLGNMKKLFSTGTSRWNNRQIALWDQNDLSVPLLEEDLDGSSGLLFPFYDSDTHMLYVVGKGDGNIRYYEISPEKPYLNYLMEYRSHLPQKGIGMMPKRGLEVSACEIFRFYKLIPTKSLIEPISMIVPRRSESYQEDIYPLTTGDKPALTAQEWLNGINKGPLLVSLRPGSGAVNSLPQFLEPDPLMKATDLSQPQSQGGRMPLEDMQKPSEAEDSRKQLKVQEKLLKNEQMWLSNGFDIFECPPPKTENELLQIFYRQQEEIRRLREMVNQRDVQIKQMELELRNLCTNTGRY is encoded by the exons ATGTCGTGGCACCCGCAGTACCGCAGCTCCAAGTTCCGCCACGTGTATGGCAAACCTGCCAGCAAGGAGAAATGCTACGACTGTGTGCCCATCACCCGCAATGTCCACGACAACCACTTCTGCGCCGTGAACCCCCACTTCATTGCAGTGGTGACTGAGTGTGCAGGCGGCGGTGCTTTCCTTGTCATTCCCATCCACCAG acaGGCAAGCTTGACCCACATTATCCCAAAATATGCGGGCACAAAGGGAATGTTCTTGACATCAAGTGGAACCCATTCAATGACTTTGTAATAGCGTCATGTTCAGAAGATGCCACG GTTAAAATTTGGGACATCCCCAACCACTTGCTAACAAAAAACATTACCAGTCCGAAGAAGGAACTTCTTGGGCATGTTCGAAGAGTGGGCCTCATTGAATGGCATCCCACTGCTAATAACATCCTCTTCAGCTCTGGCTATGACTACAAG ATAATGATCTGGAACCTTGACAGCAAGGAGGCTGTCATCTCAAACCCGGTGAAGATCCTTGATGCTCACAAAGATGTGGTTCTCTCCATGTCATTCAACACAGATGGCAGTCTCCTTGCCACAGCCTGCAGGGACAGAAAGATACGACTGATAGACCCTCGTGCGGGAACAGTCCTACAA GAAGCCAACTACAAGTCTCACAGAGTCAATAAAGTCTTATTCCTTGGAAACATGAAAAAGCTGTTCTCTACTGGAACATCTCGGTGGAATAATAGGCAAATTGCATTATGGGATCAA AATGACCTTTCCGTGCCTTTGCTGGAGGAGGATCTAGATGGTTCCTCGGGACTCCTGTTTCCCTTCTACGACTCAGACACACACATGCTTTATGTGGTAGGAAAG GGTGATGGAAATATACGATACTATGAGATAAGCCCTGAGAAACCATACCTGAACTACCTGATGGAATATCGTTCTCATTTGCCACAGAAGGGAATTG GAATGATGCCAAAGAGAGGCCTTGAAGTGTCAGCTTGTGAGATCTTCCGTTTCTACAAACTGATTCCAACTAAAAGCCTGATTGAGCCCATCTCCATGATTGTTCCTCGACGG TCGGAGTCATACCAGGAGGACATCTACCCCTTGACCACAGGAGACAAGCCAGCACTAACAGCACAAGAGTGGCTGAATGGAATCAACAAAG GGCCTCTCTTGGTATCCTTGAGACCAGGTTCTGGAGCTGTGAATTCCTTACCACAGTTTCTTGAGCCAGATCCACTCATGAAAGCTACTGACCTGAGCCAGCCTCAGAGTCAGGGAGGAAGGATGCCGCTGGAAGACATGCAGAAGCCAAGTGAGGCtgaagacagcaggaaacagcTGAAAGTGCAGGAGAAGTTGCTGAAAAATGAGCAAATGTGGCTCTCCAATGGCTTTGACATATTTGAGTGTCCACCAccaaaaactgaaaatgag CTTTTGCAGATATTTTACCGGCAACAGGAAGAAATCCGTAGACTACGTGAGATGGTAAACCAGAGAGATGTCCAAATTAAGCAGATGGAGCTGGAGCTCAGAAATCTCTGCACGAACACAGGCAGGTACTGA